The following proteins are co-located in the Microcystis wesenbergii NRERC-220 genome:
- a CDS encoding UPF0182 family protein: MLIRHNRSSIAKPILLFLGCLVIGQLGILVVANSLWFTEMGYLNTFLKQLSWQLGLGWGSAILSLLFIFTNLRLAQRFRWQKPKEDSYPLSPQSPSINLLSLLIIATGIGAWIGSMLLYYSKLALSLWTPDFNLPNLSSSISSPLEIVWIRQVLTDISSNLWQGLIIAFLVLGLLIKTDYFLRIISLVFTLLLSFIIAGQWANFLKYFYGVPFNINDPQYGNDLGFYIFQLPLWQLLELWLSGVGIYTLFAVSLTYLFSADSLSLGTFPGFSRPQLRHLYALWSGLMGLLVLHHIIQRYLLLYSPEGVVYGAGYIDVHVGQFIEIILGIIAAITSIWLGEKSLFGKKDRRKLYKTAKKKLVFSPYLVPVFLYLIVWISGTIISGVLQRIIVQPNELVRERPYIERSIQSTRAAFSLDRIDAQIFDPQAELNAEVLERNHLTIDNIRLWDTKPLLETNRQLQQIRLYYKFPDADIDRYRVRVGVPEKIEERQISEKQQTIIAARELDYSAVPTSANTWVNKHLVYTHGYGFTLSPVNLVAAGGLPYYFVKDIGTNKDEGALQTSSELIDYSIPIGKPRIYYGELTNNYVMTPTTVEELDFPSGDGNVYNTYDGKGGILVGTGWRRWLFALYLRDWQMLFSQDFTPETRLLMRRDIQNRVQTIAPFLNYDRNPYLVAADVGDSSSKLHWIIDAYTISDRYPYSDPGKDKFNYIRNSVKVVVDAYHGTVNFYVADENDPIIQTWRKIFPHLFKSLAEMPKTLRSHIRYPEDLFSTQAERLLTYHMTDPQVFYNREDQWEIPLEIYGTEPQAVSPYYLIMKLPDADKEEFILLHPYTPSSRQNLIAWLAARSDDREYGKLLLYQFPKQRLVYGPNQIEALINQDPDISQQISLWNRDGSKVLQGHLLIIPIEQSLLYVEPLYLVADQNSVPTIARVTVAYQNKIVMEPTLKEALEKLFSGHQS, from the coding sequence ATGCTGATCAGACATAACCGAAGCTCGATCGCTAAACCTATTCTACTGTTTCTTGGCTGCCTTGTGATCGGGCAGTTGGGGATATTAGTGGTAGCCAATAGCCTCTGGTTTACCGAGATGGGTTATTTAAACACTTTCCTGAAACAATTATCTTGGCAACTAGGATTAGGTTGGGGAAGTGCGATTCTTTCTCTACTCTTTATTTTTACTAATTTACGTTTAGCCCAGCGTTTTCGTTGGCAAAAACCCAAAGAAGATAGTTATCCTCTTAGTCCTCAATCTCCTAGTATTAATTTACTCAGTCTTTTGATTATCGCAACGGGAATTGGAGCTTGGATCGGGTCAATGTTATTGTATTACAGTAAACTAGCCCTCAGTCTCTGGACACCAGATTTTAATCTTCCTAACCTTAGTTCTTCCATAAGTTCTCCTCTGGAAATAGTTTGGATTAGGCAAGTATTAACCGATATTTCCAGTAATCTTTGGCAAGGGTTAATTATCGCTTTTTTAGTTCTGGGATTATTAATTAAAACCGATTATTTTTTGCGAATAATATCCCTAGTGTTCACCCTACTGCTATCTTTTATTATTGCTGGGCAGTGGGCGAATTTTTTAAAATATTTTTATGGTGTTCCTTTCAATATTAACGATCCTCAATACGGGAATGATTTAGGTTTTTACATCTTTCAATTACCCCTGTGGCAGTTACTAGAATTATGGCTTAGTGGTGTGGGAATATATACTCTTTTCGCCGTCAGTTTAACCTATCTTTTTTCGGCCGATAGTCTTTCTCTGGGAACATTTCCGGGGTTTTCCCGTCCGCAACTGCGTCATTTGTACGCCCTGTGGAGTGGGTTAATGGGGCTGCTAGTATTACACCATATTATTCAGCGTTACCTGCTACTTTATTCTCCCGAAGGAGTAGTTTATGGTGCGGGTTATATCGATGTTCATGTTGGTCAATTTATTGAAATTATTCTGGGAATTATTGCAGCAATAACCTCTATATGGTTAGGAGAAAAATCATTATTTGGTAAAAAAGACCGTCGCAAGTTATACAAAACCGCCAAGAAAAAGTTGGTATTTTCCCCCTACTTAGTTCCTGTATTTCTCTATTTAATTGTTTGGATAAGTGGCACAATTATCAGTGGAGTATTACAAAGAATAATCGTACAACCGAATGAATTAGTGAGAGAAAGACCCTATATTGAAAGAAGTATTCAATCCACAAGAGCGGCTTTTTCCTTAGATAGAATTGATGCCCAAATTTTCGATCCACAGGCCGAATTAAATGCCGAAGTTTTAGAGAGAAATCATCTAACTATCGATAATATTCGTCTTTGGGATACCAAACCACTGCTAGAAACTAACCGACAGTTACAGCAAATTCGCTTATATTATAAATTCCCCGATGCTGATATTGATCGCTATCGGGTACGAGTGGGAGTGCCTGAAAAAATCGAGGAACGTCAAATATCTGAAAAACAACAGACCATTATTGCCGCTAGAGAATTAGATTATAGTGCGGTTCCCACTTCTGCTAACACTTGGGTGAATAAACATCTCGTTTATACCCACGGTTATGGGTTCACTCTTTCCCCGGTTAATTTAGTGGCTGCCGGGGGTTTACCCTACTATTTTGTCAAAGATATCGGCACAAATAAAGACGAAGGGGCCCTACAAACCTCTAGCGAATTAATTGATTATAGTATTCCCATTGGTAAACCCCGCATTTACTACGGGGAATTAACTAATAATTATGTGATGACTCCCACCACCGTAGAAGAATTGGATTTTCCCAGCGGGGATGGAAATGTCTATAATACCTACGATGGAAAGGGAGGAATCCTAGTGGGTACGGGGTGGAGACGTTGGCTATTTGCCCTTTATCTGCGGGATTGGCAAATGTTATTTAGCCAAGATTTTACTCCCGAAACTCGCTTATTAATGCGTCGTGATATCCAAAATCGCGTGCAAACTATCGCCCCTTTTTTAAATTATGATCGCAACCCCTATTTAGTAGCGGCAGATGTGGGCGATAGTAGTAGTAAATTACATTGGATTATTGATGCTTATACTATTAGTGATCGCTATCCCTATTCTGACCCAGGAAAAGATAAATTTAACTATATTCGCAATTCGGTCAAAGTGGTAGTGGATGCCTATCATGGAACGGTGAATTTCTATGTTGCCGATGAAAATGATCCAATTATTCAGACGTGGCGTAAAATCTTTCCTCATCTCTTTAAATCTTTAGCAGAAATGCCGAAAACTCTCCGCAGTCATATACGTTATCCCGAAGATTTATTTAGTACCCAAGCGGAAAGATTATTAACCTATCACATGACCGATCCACAAGTATTTTATAATCGGGAGGATCAATGGGAAATTCCCCTAGAAATTTACGGCACGGAACCCCAGGCTGTATCACCCTATTATTTAATCATGAAACTGCCCGATGCCGACAAAGAAGAATTTATTCTCCTCCATCCCTATACTCCCTCTAGTCGGCAAAATTTAATCGCTTGGTTAGCGGCGCGTTCAGACGATAGAGAGTATGGTAAGTTATTACTCTATCAATTTCCTAAACAAAGGTTAGTGTACGGACCGAATCAAATTGAGGCTTTAATTAACCAAGATCCAGATATTTCTCAACAGATTTCCCTTTGGAATCGGGACGGTTCTAAAGTTTTGCAAGGACACCTATTAATTATTCCCATTGAACAATCTCTGCTTTATGTAGAACCTTTGTATCTAGTGGCAGACCAAAATAGTGTCCCGACAATCGCTAGAGTAACAGTTGCTTATCAAAATAAAATTGTCATGGAACCAACCTTGAAGGAAGCTTTAGAAAAGCTATTCTCAGGTCATCAGAGCTAA
- a CDS encoding flagellar assembly protein H, translated as MTRFIHDQFAKDYLEELLSSLGEVKSARVVRGEVREIDVWFSPNILDNNPRELLGLLGKMAINPCLFEPFRNPVTATEIRTCLLKLLQVEGEINRQANRQKTNVNDGEIPRLWILTPTASSQLLGGFGAKLDEENWGEGIYFLAPSLRTAITVIHQLPPTEATLWLRILGRGKVQARAIDELESLPEDHPFRVNALELLLNLRTSLTNDQELEEEDRELIMRLSPLYTSRLQEELDAGRQQGLQQGLQQGLQQGLQQGLQQGLQQGLQQGLQQGLQQGLQQGLQQGLQQGLQQGERLVIENLLKARFGSLDPDLSVIIDRILLLPVEEFTPLIINSSRTELIAHFSN; from the coding sequence ATGACTAGATTTATTCATGACCAGTTTGCCAAAGATTATCTCGAAGAATTATTATCTTCTCTGGGAGAGGTAAAATCGGCACGGGTTGTACGCGGAGAAGTACGAGAAATCGATGTCTGGTTTTCACCCAATATTCTCGATAATAATCCGAGAGAACTGCTGGGATTACTGGGAAAAATGGCGATTAATCCCTGTTTATTTGAACCCTTTCGCAATCCTGTCACCGCTACAGAAATTAGAACTTGTCTGTTAAAATTGTTGCAAGTGGAAGGAGAAATTAATCGTCAAGCAAATCGTCAGAAAACGAATGTTAACGATGGGGAAATCCCCCGTCTCTGGATTTTGACTCCCACCGCTTCCTCGCAACTGTTAGGAGGATTCGGAGCTAAATTAGATGAGGAGAATTGGGGGGAAGGTATCTATTTTTTAGCTCCCTCTTTACGCACGGCAATCACCGTTATCCATCAATTACCCCCAACAGAAGCAACTCTCTGGTTAAGAATTTTAGGCCGGGGAAAAGTACAAGCAAGGGCGATCGATGAGCTAGAATCGTTACCAGAGGATCATCCTTTTCGGGTAAATGCTCTAGAATTATTATTAAACTTGAGAACTTCTTTAACTAACGATCAAGAGCTTGAAGAGGAGGACAGAGAGTTAATTATGAGATTATCACCTTTATACACTTCCCGTCTTCAGGAAGAACTGGATGCTGGCCGTCAACAAGGTCTTCAACAGGGTCTTCAACAGGGTCTTCAACAGGGTCTTCAACAGGGTCTTCAACAGGGTCTTCAACAGGGTCTTCAACAGGGTCTTCAACAGGGTCTTCAACAGGGTCTTCAACAGGGTCTTCAACAGGGTCTTCAACAAGGTCTTCAACAGGGAGAACGTCTGGTGATAGAAAATTTATTGAAAGCTCGTTTTGGTAGTTTAGACCCAGATTTGTCCGTAATCATTGATCGCATTTTATTATTACCAGTGGAGGAGTTTACCCCTTTAATAATTAATTCATCTCGCACAGAATTAATTGCCCACTTTTCCAATTAA
- the uvrB gene encoding excinuclease ABC subunit UvrB → MTAFQLQAPFQPTGDQPAAINKLVDSLQNQHRFQTLLGATGTGKTFTIAAVIEKIGRPTLVLAHNKTLAAQLCNELRQFFPNNAVEYFISYYDYYQPEAYIPVSDTYIEKSSSINDEIDMLRHSATRSLFERRDVIVVASISCIYGLGMPAEYLKAAISLTVGQEFDQRQLLRALVSVQYNRNDLELTRGRFRLKGDILEIVPAYEDRVIKIDFFGDEIESIRYLDPLTGEVLQKLERISIYPARHFVTPEERLEVACRDIKTELDNRLLELEKAGKLLEAQRLDQRTRYDLEMLQEVGYCNGVENYSRHLAGRLAGEPPECLVDYFPQDWLLVVDESHVSVPQIRGMYNGDQSRKKVLIDHGFRLPSAADNRPLKSEEFWQKVNQCIFVSATPGDWELEQSENRIVEQIIRPTGVLDPEIFVRPTEGQVDDLLGEIKERVRLNERVLITTLTKRMAEDLTEYLQERGIKVRYLHSEIQSIQRIEIIQDLREGVFDVLIGVNLLREGLDLPEVSLVAILDADKEGFLRATRSLIQTIGRAARHIRGQAILYGDNLTDSMINAIEETKRRRAIQEEYNQKHGIIPQPIVKRSSNSILAFLDISRRLNSQQLEQVCENIEELSLEQIPELIQQLEAQMKEAAKNLEFEAAAKYRDRIKQLRDKLLNHLR, encoded by the coding sequence ATGACCGCTTTTCAACTACAAGCACCCTTTCAACCCACTGGGGATCAACCGGCAGCGATCAATAAATTGGTAGATTCCCTGCAAAACCAGCATCGTTTCCAAACCCTCTTAGGGGCAACAGGCACCGGCAAAACCTTCACCATTGCCGCCGTCATCGAGAAAATTGGCAGGCCTACCCTCGTCCTGGCCCATAATAAGACCCTGGCCGCCCAATTATGCAACGAATTGCGGCAATTTTTCCCCAATAACGCCGTGGAATACTTTATCAGCTATTACGACTACTATCAGCCGGAGGCTTATATTCCTGTCAGCGATACCTACATCGAAAAGAGTTCTTCGATTAATGATGAGATCGATATGCTGCGCCATTCGGCCACGCGATCGCTGTTTGAACGCAGGGATGTGATCGTCGTCGCTTCCATTAGTTGTATTTATGGTTTGGGAATGCCGGCGGAATACCTAAAAGCGGCGATTTCCTTAACAGTTGGTCAAGAGTTCGACCAAAGGCAATTATTACGGGCCTTGGTGTCAGTGCAGTACAATCGCAATGATTTAGAGTTAACTCGCGGCCGTTTTCGTCTGAAGGGCGATATTTTGGAAATTGTTCCCGCTTACGAGGATCGGGTTATTAAAATTGATTTTTTTGGCGATGAGATTGAAAGTATTCGTTATCTCGATCCCCTGACGGGGGAAGTTTTGCAAAAATTAGAGCGAATTAGTATTTATCCGGCCCGTCACTTTGTTACCCCAGAGGAACGTTTAGAGGTGGCCTGTCGGGATATTAAAACCGAGTTAGATAACCGTTTATTGGAGTTGGAAAAAGCGGGCAAATTACTGGAAGCGCAACGGTTGGATCAGCGGACTCGTTATGATTTAGAAATGTTGCAGGAAGTGGGTTATTGTAATGGCGTGGAAAATTATTCGCGGCATTTAGCGGGTAGATTAGCGGGGGAACCCCCGGAATGTTTGGTGGATTATTTTCCTCAAGATTGGTTATTAGTTGTGGATGAATCCCATGTCAGTGTGCCGCAGATTCGCGGGATGTATAATGGCGATCAATCACGAAAAAAAGTTTTGATCGATCACGGTTTTCGTTTACCCAGTGCTGCGGATAATCGTCCTTTGAAGTCAGAAGAATTTTGGCAGAAAGTTAATCAATGTATTTTTGTTTCGGCCACTCCGGGAGATTGGGAATTAGAACAGTCAGAAAATCGCATTGTTGAACAAATTATCCGACCGACGGGAGTTTTAGATCCAGAGATTTTTGTGCGACCAACCGAGGGACAAGTGGATGATTTATTAGGGGAAATTAAGGAGCGAGTGCGGTTAAATGAACGGGTTTTGATTACCACTTTAACCAAACGCATGGCCGAAGATTTAACCGAATACTTGCAAGAAAGGGGAATTAAAGTTAGATATCTACATTCGGAAATTCAATCAATTCAACGGATTGAAATTATTCAAGACCTGCGAGAAGGGGTCTTTGACGTGCTGATCGGGGTGAATTTGCTTCGCGAGGGGTTAGACCTGCCGGAAGTGTCTCTAGTGGCGATTTTAGACGCAGATAAGGAAGGATTTTTAAGGGCTACCCGCTCTTTAATTCAAACTATTGGCCGGGCTGCTCGTCATATTCGCGGTCAGGCAATTCTTTACGGAGATAATCTCACTGATAGTATGATTAATGCGATCGAAGAAACCAAGAGACGGCGAGCTATTCAAGAGGAATATAACCAGAAACATGGGATTATTCCGCAACCGATTGTTAAAAGGTCGAGTAATTCAATTTTGGCTTTTCTGGATATTTCCCGTCGTCTAAATTCCCAACAATTAGAGCAGGTTTGTGAGAATATAGAAGAACTTTCTTTAGAACAAATTCCCGAGTTAATTCAACAACTAGAAGCGCAAATGAAAGAAGCGGCGAAAAATCTAGAATTCGAGGCAGCGGCTAAATATCGCGATCGGATTAAGCAATTGCGAGATAAGTTATTAAATCATCTTAGATAA
- a CDS encoding IS4 family transposase yields the protein MISELYQKVLENELGRARYLLLLMIVGTWQILKQAKLEILAEALPIPILFESRRKKLKRFLKLEILNIEKIWFLCLKEMLKQQERFTIKGLVYIAIDRTSWGAINILMVSLIYDKRAIPIYGEILDKKGSSNLEEQQRVLGKILTVLSGHKIVVLGDREFCSVSLGKWLQKQSLYFCLRQKKSTNVKTKEGIYQEMRELGLSPGTQLFLNDVNITKEQGFGQFNLAGKWKKTCRGFPTKEPWYILTNFGDLETAIMAYQKRFDIEEMFRDFKSGGYSLEGSQLAPKYLSKLIIVIAIAYTSATLRGKKIKDMGIQKYVTRPEKRYKGQRRHSSFYVGQHLYHWLQLHQMFPKNIEELMQISRYRLKDYIKGQRAISLALSTF from the coding sequence ATGATAAGTGAACTATACCAGAAAGTGTTAGAAAATGAACTGGGACGAGCCAGATATCTACTGTTGTTAATGATAGTTGGAACCTGGCAAATACTAAAGCAAGCTAAGTTAGAGATATTAGCAGAAGCACTGCCAATACCGATCCTGTTTGAGAGTCGGAGAAAAAAACTAAAAAGATTTTTAAAGCTGGAAATTCTGAATATTGAAAAAATCTGGTTTCTCTGCTTAAAAGAGATGTTAAAACAGCAGGAGAGATTCACAATAAAAGGATTAGTATATATTGCCATAGACCGAACGAGTTGGGGAGCAATTAATATCTTGATGGTGAGTCTAATTTATGACAAGAGAGCCATCCCAATCTATGGGGAGATATTGGATAAAAAAGGAAGTAGTAATCTCGAAGAACAGCAGCGAGTATTGGGGAAAATATTGACGGTGCTATCAGGTCATAAAATCGTGGTGTTAGGAGATAGAGAATTTTGCTCGGTCAGTCTTGGAAAGTGGCTTCAGAAGCAGAGTTTATACTTTTGTTTAAGACAAAAAAAAAGTACAAATGTCAAGACAAAAGAAGGAATTTATCAAGAAATGAGAGAGTTAGGTTTAAGTCCAGGAACTCAACTATTTTTGAATGATGTCAATATTACAAAAGAGCAGGGATTTGGACAGTTTAACTTAGCTGGTAAGTGGAAAAAAACCTGTCGGGGTTTTCCAACAAAAGAACCTTGGTATATTCTGACAAATTTTGGGGATTTAGAGACGGCAATAATGGCCTATCAAAAAAGATTTGATATTGAGGAGATGTTCCGAGATTTTAAGTCGGGAGGCTATAGCTTAGAAGGTTCTCAATTAGCACCGAAATACCTATCAAAGCTGATAATTGTTATAGCTATCGCCTATACAAGTGCCACACTGCGAGGTAAAAAAATTAAGGATATGGGAATCCAAAAATATGTCACAAGACCTGAAAAAAGATATAAAGGTCAACGCAGACACAGCAGTTTTTATGTGGGTCAACATCTCTATCATTGGCTCCAGCTACATCAAATGTTCCCAAAAAATATAGAAGAGCTAATGCAAATTAGCCGCTATCGGTTGAAGGATTACATCAAAGGACAAAGAGCGATATCGCTTGCCCTATCTACCTTCTAG
- a CDS encoding ArnT family glycosyltransferase, whose translation MVKTEQIQVIISKFKDATLWLLFSLSAIILLWKLGQRSLEDWDEAIYAQISKEIGQNGDWITLHYGYVPWFHKPPLFMWSTAAFFQLFGVDEFWARAASALSGVALIAIIYLIGKKVYGYWAGVFASLILLASYQFVHSARFGTTDMMLTFFLFLSLYGYLHLRQGNQKWWYFIGTACALAFMVKGFAAIVAPAAIMITLLIERQLLTTFKSRHFWQSIVLATLIILPWHLTVLLQHGQAFLGKYLGYHVIERATRPLEGNSGDFLSYFRTVIKFFFPWVYLIPFAFIVSVKDTLKPHSSSRILIVFFLVVFGLYSLVSTKLSWYILPLYPILAIFIGYLFQKAQASSTARSWILISIATVALVIFPLTPLKIVGIISPSVKQIVAVFCFVIAATLLVLILLKRLTPKSATILLFAVFVFSGIREVRGLYTARVTPLAALAQVAGQGDFSKNKKNPLIIAKLSASLNHPSALFYSNRPVWWVRSAEELKTAVNSDKNHEIIMSKEDFDNLSSEYEIQVLAEKASLVYAKIYPKNFPRINK comes from the coding sequence ATGGTAAAAACTGAGCAAATCCAAGTCATTATATCGAAATTTAAAGATGCCACTCTCTGGTTACTATTTTCTCTATCGGCAATCATCTTGCTGTGGAAATTAGGACAGAGGAGTTTAGAAGATTGGGATGAAGCTATATATGCACAAATTTCCAAAGAGATTGGACAAAATGGTGACTGGATAACTCTACATTACGGATATGTGCCTTGGTTTCATAAACCCCCCCTATTTATGTGGTCAACCGCTGCTTTTTTTCAATTATTTGGGGTTGACGAATTTTGGGCAAGAGCCGCTTCGGCTTTATCGGGAGTCGCCTTAATTGCTATTATCTATTTAATTGGTAAAAAAGTTTATGGATATTGGGCAGGAGTTTTTGCCTCGTTGATTTTGTTGGCAAGTTATCAATTTGTCCATTCTGCTCGGTTTGGTACCACCGATATGATGTTGACATTCTTTCTGTTTCTATCACTTTACGGTTATCTTCATCTTCGCCAAGGCAATCAAAAATGGTGGTATTTTATTGGTACTGCTTGTGCCTTGGCTTTTATGGTTAAAGGTTTTGCTGCCATTGTTGCACCAGCTGCCATTATGATAACGCTGTTGATTGAAAGACAGTTATTAACTACTTTTAAATCAAGGCATTTTTGGCAAAGTATTGTCTTGGCTACTTTGATAATTCTTCCCTGGCATTTAACAGTGCTACTACAGCATGGACAGGCTTTTTTGGGGAAATACTTAGGTTATCATGTGATTGAACGGGCAACCCGTCCCCTAGAGGGAAACAGTGGAGACTTTCTCTCATATTTCCGAACAGTTATTAAATTCTTTTTTCCTTGGGTTTATCTAATTCCTTTTGCCTTTATCGTCAGTGTTAAAGATACTTTAAAGCCCCATAGCTCGTCAAGAATTCTAATCGTTTTCTTTCTGGTGGTTTTTGGTCTATATAGTTTGGTATCAACCAAATTAAGCTGGTATATTCTTCCCCTTTATCCGATTTTGGCAATTTTTATCGGTTATTTATTTCAAAAGGCACAAGCTTCTTCTACTGCTCGTTCGTGGATATTGATTAGTATCGCAACTGTAGCTTTAGTTATTTTTCCTTTAACGCCTCTCAAAATTGTTGGCATTATCAGTCCTTCAGTTAAACAGATAGTAGCAGTTTTCTGTTTTGTGATTGCGGCAACTCTACTTGTTCTCATTTTACTGAAAAGGCTTACTCCTAAATCGGCGACTATTTTACTATTTGCGGTTTTTGTCTTTTCTGGAATCAGAGAAGTTAGAGGACTTTATACTGCAAGAGTAACTCCCCTAGCTGCTTTAGCACAAGTGGCAGGGCAAGGGGATTTTAGTAAGAATAAGAAAAATCCCTTAATAATTGCTAAGTTATCTGCTAGTCTTAATCATCCCAGTGCCTTATTTTATAGTAATAGACCGGTTTGGTGGGTGAGGAGTGCTGAAGAACTTAAAACTGCCGTCAATAGCGATAAAAATCATGAAATTATTATGAGTAAAGAAGATTTTGATAATTTATCTTCCGAATATGAAATTCAAGTATTAGCTGAAAAAGCTAGTCTAGTTTATGCTAAAATTTATCCTAAGAACTTTCCTAGAATAAATAAATAA